The nucleotide sequence CCCATGGCGACGGTGCCAACCGCAACGACAACAAGTACATCGACAACAAAGCGACCTATCGCCAGGTTGTGCGCGACAACTCGATCGGCGTCGAGTTCGCCGGCAACTATCCGGACGTCGCGGCGGGGCCGACCGAGGCGCAGGTCGCGGCCTGGCGGATCCTCGTCCGCGTCCTGCGCGCGCGCTACGACATCCCGCTCGACCACGTCTATGCGCACAACTGGATCGACTACAAGGACGCGCGCTATTGCGAAGGCTGCTGGCTCGCGACGCTGGCGCGGGTGTGGGGAGAGTAAAGCCCCGTCGCGCCCCGGAATGACAAGAGGGATTAAACCGCCGCCGTCATCCAGCCGAACAATCGCGCGTTTTATTAGGCTGCAACCACGGCCGTCATCGCCCGGCTTGACCGGGCGATCCAGTGTTCCAGAGACCTGTGTTGGGATCTCGCTCTCGCAATTGACATCGCGGAGTACTGGATGCCCCGGTCAAGCCGGGGCATGACACCGAAAGTGTAGCCGCATCTTCTTCAAGGCAAGAAAAAAGCCGGCGTTGCCGCCGGCTTTTCTGTCTTTTCGATCCGCCAATCTCTGGGGCCGAAAGTCGCGCTTAGTGCGCGGCTTCCAGCGCAGCCTGTTCCTGCTTCGCGATCGCGCCCTTGACCGCGGTCTGCACCTTTTCGAAGGCGCGGACCTCGATCTGGCGGACGCGTTCACGCGACACGCCGAACTCGGCCGCAAGGTCTTCCAGCGTCATCGGCTCATCGGCGAGGCGGCGCGCCTCGAAGATGCGGCGTTCGCGCGGGTTGAGCACGCCCATGGCGCCGTTGAGGGCGTCACGGCGGTGATCATACTCCTCGTGCTCGGCCATCATGGCTTCCTGGTTGGGCGAATTATCGACCAGCCAGTCCTGCCATTCGCCGGCTTCTCCGTCGTCCCGGATCGGCGCGTTGAGCGACGCGTCGCCACCGAGGCGGCGGTTCATGTCGATCACGTCCTGATCGGTGACGCCGAGGCGCTTTGCAATCATTTTCACCTGGTCGGGGCGAAGATCACCCTCGTCCAGCGCGTTGATCTTGCTCTTCGCCTTGCGCAGGTTGAAGAACAGCTTCTTCTGGTTCGCGGTGGTGCCCATCTTCACGAGCGACCAGGAACGCAGGATGTACTCTTGAATCGACGCCTTGATCCACCACATGGCGTAGGTGGCGAGGCGGAAGCCCTTCTCGGGCTCGAAACGCTTTACCGCCTGCATCAGGCCGACGTTGCCTTCCGACACGACCTCGGAAATCGGAAGGCCGTAGCCGCGATAGCCCATGGCGATCTTGGCCACGAGCCGGAGGTGGCTGGTGACGAGTTGATGTGCCGCGTCGCGATCGTCGTGCTCGCGCCAACGCTTGGCGAGCATGTATTCCTGCTGGGGTTCCAGCATCGGAAATTTACGGATCTCGGCGAGGTAGCGGGAGAGGCCGGATTCTCCATTGAGGACCGGCAAAGCAGCGGTACGGGCCATAGTGCGCCCTCCAAAGGTTCAGGCCCCCGATAGCGGCGGGCCAGGCAGACGACCGCTTGGTTAAAGCCGGCCGGACTGCGATGTTCCGCGTTGGTCTTCCAACGCACGCGCAATATACCCCATCGAGGGTCATTTAGGGAAGGATTGCTGACGTCACGTCCCCGTGTGGCAGCTATAACTTTTTGTAAGGTAAGGGCTTTCTGAAGCCGCCTGCGTCATAGCGCCGCTTTCAGGGCACTCTCGAGGAGAAGCAAATCCTCCGGCAGAGGCGCCTCCCAGTGGAGTAATTCTCCTGTCCTCGGGTGCTCCAATACCAGCAGATAAGCATGCAAGGCCTGTCGTCCAAGGGCCGCCAAAGCTGCCTGCGACTCAGGGCCGAGCTGGTTCGCCTTCGTCTTGAAATGCGGCCCATAGACGGCGTCGCCCAGCAGGGGATGGCCGATATGGGCGAGATGGACGCGGATCTGGTGGGTGCGTCCGGTCTCGAGCTCGCACGCGAGCAGCGCCGCCACGCCCTTGCCGTCGCGCCCCGCAAAGCTCTCCAGGATCTCCCAGTGGGTGATGGCCTCGCGGCCGCTCTGGCGCACCGCCATCTTCTCCCGCGCATACGGATGGCGGTCGATCGGCGCGTCGACCGTGCCGCGCTGGCGGTTCGGCAGCCCCCAGGCAAAGGCCATGTAGCCGCGCCGCATCGCGCCCGTCCGGCCGTGATCGGCGAATTGCGCCGTCAGCGACTGGTGGGCGAGGTCGTTCTTGGCGACCACCATCAAGCCGGTCGTGTCCTTGTCGAGCCGGTGCACGATGCCGGGCCGGCGCACCCCGCCGATGCCCGACAGCGAAGAACCGCAATGGGCGACCAACGCATTTACCAGCGTCCCGGTCTCGTGGCCGGCCGCCGGGTGCACGACCAGCCCCTTCGGCTTGTTGATGACGATGATGTCGTCGTCCTCGAACACGATATCGAGGGCGATGTCCTCGCCTTGGGGCTCGGCGGGCGCTGCCTCCGGCACGTCGATTATGATCGTATCGCCCGCGGCGACGTGATAAGCGGGGTCGCGGACCGCGGCGCCCCTTTGGCTCACCGCGCCCGCCAGAATCAGGGCTTTCAGCCTTGATCGCGACAGGTCCGGCAGGCGCGCGGCCAGCACCCGGTCGAGCCGGGCCGAACCCTCGTCGCCGGCAACGACAACCTCCAACCTTTGCGCTGAACCAGAGCCCTGCATGACGACCGAAACCGCTGTTCCCGAACCGACCCCCGAGCAGGCCGCGTTGTTCGCGCGGGTGCGGCGGATGATGCTGATCGCGGGGTTGACCACGGCGCTGGCGATCTGCGCCGTGCTGATCGCGGTGGGCTACCGCCTTTTCAAGTCGGAGGGAAGGCCGGCCGAGGCCTTGAGCGACGTCACCGCCACCCTGCCGAAGGGCGCCAGGATCGTCTCGACCGGGGTTGCGGGGGACCGCCTGGTGGTGACGCTCGACGTCGGCGGGGCGATCGAGATCCGCACCTTCGACGCCCACACCTTGAGGCCGGCCGGCAAGCTGAAATTTGCCAATGAGCCATAAAAGGCAGGTTCGGTCCTTGCGGCGGACAAATTTCGAGGCTATTGGCTAGCCCTCACGCTCCCTTCGTCTAGCGGTTAGGACGCGGCCCTCTCAAGGCTGAAACAGGGGTTCGATTCCCCTAGGGAGCGCCATTTTTCAAGTACTTGGCTGGATTGCTGGGGCAAGTGTCCAGTTGGTGTCTCGCCTGCGCAAATGGCTTCGTCATCATTCGACTCCTTGAAGCCGCTTGCCTTCGGTCATGCCGCATTATCAGCTTCAGCTCGCCAGCTTCCCCTACCTCGTTCCTGTGGAATTTGAGGGGACAATTCGATCGGGTAAACGTCGCAGACTCCTGAAGCTCACGCGCGGCGATTTTGCTCTTCAGCAAGTATTCGTTTGCCGGAGGAAACCAAGAGGCTGCGGTGCTACCGTTTGGCAGCCGGATGCTTCGTCACCAGAAAGAGCTCGGAACAATAAGTGCAACTTTGGCGATGCGGGTCGGTGACTTCGCGATTTGCTGAAACATTGAATTGATGCGGACAAGAGCAGCTGACTCTTAATCAGCGGGTCCCAGATTCGAGCCCTGGTGCGCCCACCAAAATCAAGCGTAAATCAATCATCTTAGAAGGCACTCAGAACTTACGTCGATTGGCGTCACGACTTGGGTCACGCCTGGATCACGCGAAAAAAGCGAGACCCTGGGCGGTTTCGATCCGGGTATCGAATCCTTGGATCGGTTGAATCGAAAAAGAAGCTTTGATCGCGACCGAATAGTTGATTTCTTGCGTTGTCTTTTGGGGCAGCCATTTTCCGAACCTCGGTCTAGTACGCAATGTGAGCGAACAGCATTTCAAGGCGCATGCGCTCGATGACTTCCTGATCATCGCTGCGCACTACGGTGATTTGAAAGGCTCGGCTCAAGACGGTGCCATCCGCAATCACCTCGCCGAGGTCGAGCAGAGCTATCGCGTGTTGGCGAAGAGCAGGAAACTGCTGTCGAGTTCGACGGCCAGTGTCGCACCCGCGATGCGTTCAAGGCCCATGCCGTAGACATGTCCCTCCTCACCCGCAGGGCAATCGACCACGCAGGAAGCAAGCCCGTCTGGAGGGTCTTGGATTGTTCCGCGATCCGGCATAGTGCGACCGCCGTCGCGAGCAGCGTGTCTGCCTCGGCAAGCAGCCGATGAGCGTCCTTTATGGCATCCTCCGCCCGTGCAAGCAGAGGGTCGCGGTTTGTGCCGTGCATGGTTCGCAACTCACGCTGCACCACGAACCATTGCCGACCAACTTTGTTCCGTGGAGCGTTCTCCACGCTTGCGAGGCAGAGTGCGGCAGATGCTTCACACCGCGCCGGACACGACTACCAAACCGCTTACGGCATTATAGGTCGCGCCACTTGATGGACCGCAAGTAAGCGATGCAATCTGTCCGGCCCCGTTGAATGTCAACACGGCACTGACCACGCCGTCTGGCGCGACATACGCGATTATTGTCCCGCCTTCCGATGGTTGGAGGTTATCCAGGTCGGATGCGGGGTATTCCCGAAGGCGCTTCACCCAATAGGCCCGCAGACCTTCCTTCCCAGTGATCGTTTTGATCCCTCCGCAGCCACAATGGACCACCGCATCATCCGCGTACATCTCAAGAAGTGCATCGACGTCGCCAGCGCGGTAGGCATCAAGCCAGTTAACCGCAGCGGCCATTGGGTCAAAGGACATATTCCTACCTACATGCCGTTTCGAGCGGCAACCGTTAGGATGAATGCGAAAGAAAACAAAACGGCCCCGTGCTTCCATCCGGCAGCGGGACCGTTCCGGGACAACCATTGAAGGTTGCATTTCCGCACTCCCGTGATGTTCCCGCCATAACATAGGACAGGTTTTCGCCGGCCTGCCTCCCCAACCCGCTAGGCGGAAGCACGTTTCGCCATCCTGCTTAATCGACTTGGTAGTTCCGCCACTACATCATTCGGGAAAAGTGGCATCGGAGGCTACCGATGAAGGACTATCAGGCACAGCTTGAGAAGCTGCGCAAGGATGCGGCGGAATGTGCCCTCGTTCGCGATCTGGCGACTGACAAAGCCAAGCGCGAATTGACGGTGCTTGCAGACAAAGTCGAGCAAAAGATGCTGGAGCGAAGGAAGACCACCGGTTGAACTGATGTCGTCAGGTAATCTCTGTGCCACATCAGCGACATCATTCGATTCGTCAGATGGACAGGCGGTCGGCCACGTACGCCGTGCCGGCGCAGTGCGAATGTCATTGAAGGGCGATGTTGGTTTTGGAGACGAAGCATCTACCCATCCATCTCTCGTGATCGCCTTCTGAGACCCTTGCCGGACATAGGCAGCGGCGGATACGATAATCGCTACCTAGCTCGCGATCCTCTCGTCTTTCTTGAGCCCGAGGTGGGTCGCAATCTCGACCAGCTCCGAGGCCGCGAGCGAACCGGTACGATCGCCGGTGGCGATGGAGGGGCTTCTCATGCCAATGCTCCAGCACCGCCCCCACGCGCGGGCAATCACAATGTGCACGAAACTGCGGACAAGTCCTATCAGTCCAGAGCCACAAGCGCGCGAACGCGGACGGAGCGGCGCTTCAAGACCGAGCGCGGCTTTTCTGATGCTCGCGCATCGTAGGCCTGGCAAGCTCGAAAGGGCAGAAAAGTTGCCGATTCTCGACCGTTCTCGGCATCGGCCGGATGCGGCGGGAACGGTCGCAATCCGTATTTGTTGGCGGGGGAGCAAAGATTTAGGAGCCGTTAGAATGATCGAAACGGACACCCTACTGGTGAAGTGTCCCAATTGAGGGGCTTGGCCGATGGCCGCCAACGTACTGAGACCGACGTCCGCGCAGCCCGAGCTCCGTCTCAAGTGCCCAAGGTGCCATGGCGGAGGCCGGCCGGCTGCGCCTAGGCGCGGTCCTGCAGGCGGATTTGCTTCGGGATCTGGACGCAGCCTAACGCGATGAAAATCAGCTCCCATTCCGAGAGTCACGTCGTCGAGCTCGATGACGGCTCACGATGGCGGATCTTTCCCGGAGAATCGATCTCTCGCTGAACTGGAAGCCCGAAACGGATCTGACGGTTGTCCAGGCCGACGATGACCTCAGTTCTCCTCATGCGTTGCTCGGCGGCGGCGTGAAGGTGCGCGTGATGCCCATCGGCGAGAGCTGGCCAGTGCGCGAGGTCAAGGACGCGCTGAAGGTCGGTCGAGCCACGCTGTGGCTCCACGGGATCACTCGGGCGGTTGGACCTTCTGAGCGACAACACGACCTGACCGCTCGTCGAGCGCGAAGTGCGAAAGGGCGTGGTGCTGCCACGACGCCCGGGAAGCGGCGGTCCAGCCGCGAGCGGGAACGAAAGAGGCCGCAAGCACCGCCTGCAGCCTCCATCCGGTACCATGAAATCGTGCTCAAATGCCTTCCGGTGCAATGACACTATCGCTACCAGCGACAATGTCCGACTCCGGGAATCTACGGAACGGAACCAGCTACGATGCAGGCGTGCCGCTCAACGCTCGAATTCGTCGGACTCGTCGCTTGGCCTTGGCGAGGCGGCGCTCTGCGCATTCTGCGCGCGCGTCTCGCTTTGGTGACGTACGGCTTGGCGCTCCCGGGGCGCGGCCGATCTTGGCCTGCAACTCTGCCGGACATCAACCAACCGATGACCATCGCCGAATCCGTCGAAAGCGACCCTGGCTGTTCTCCAATTCCGGGCATGCGGTTAAGACTCTCCAGATACATCTTGCCGGGTTCATGGTTCTCTCCGCGGTAGGGGCATGCCCTCCGCATGATGTCGTAGGATGACGCTGATGGATCAATGTGTGAAGCGCGCTTGCTCTTTTTGAACATCGCAAAGTCAGGGGCGATCGCACCAACGCCAGCGTCCCGGCAGGGACATTGGTTCCCGCCGTCGTCGGCGGGGTTCGATAGTCTTACGCTGTTTGGTCGGCAGTCTCCTTTGACGACCATGTGAAGTTGATCCCGTCAACCCACATCCGGTGCAGAATGACGGCAAGTTTTCGGCCAACGGCAACGTTGGCTTTGCGCAGTCCGCTTCGTTTCGCGAGCCGAATGACCCGGGCTTTGAGCGTCGACCATTTTGCTACGCGGGTGAGCAGTACGTTGGCTGCCTCGTAGAGGTAGCTGCGCAACATCTTGTCGCCGCACTTCGAGATTCGACCCTTCCAGTCGAGCTCGCCGGAAGCATACCGTCGGGTCGTTAATCCGACATAGGCTCCGACGCTTCTTGACCTTCTAAAGCGCCTAGCGTCGTCGATCGTTGCAAGAAAGCAAAGAGCCGTAACAGGGCCGATTCCGGCGCCGTCATGAACTGTCGCACTTGAGCATTGTTGCGCGCGAGCTTTAGCTTCGCCGGTCTCTTCGCGGCCGCGCCATCGGTCGCGCTCGCCACGCTCGGAATCGCTGTGTACCAGCTTGGAGCCCACTATCCTGCGAACTCAAGCGATTGATCGCGCTCGCCCTCTACAGTGTCGTCGTTTGTCAAATCCTCGCTCGCGCGCGGCTGCAGGCCTTACCCGCCACTTTGCTATCCCGCGTCGTAGGCTTTTCCTCGGCCCTTCCGGCGATCTTGTGCGCCAGTATCATGTTGATCGCGACGGACGAAATCCGCGGCGAGCGGGAGGCCCGGCTTCGTCGGCGAGCCGCAGGCAAATGGCAGCCGCGGTCGACTTCGCTGGCACCGCGCTCGGCATGCTGGCCTTTGCGGTCGTCTTTTCGTTGACGGCGGAAAGTAGCCTCGCGGCTGACTTCATGAGCGCGTCGCTCGCCTGGTTGATCCTCCGTCGCGGCTTGATATGTGCGGCACAAGACGTGCACAGTGCGAAAAGCGTGGACCGTACAACAAGGGCAGCGGCTCCGCGGTTCGGCGAAGCGGCTAAGAGAGTTCGACTCCGGCATCAAACCGCGGTCGAAGCCTTGGCGTTGACGCCCTTGCGCAACGCCACCGTGTTGAGCTTGGTGTTGGCCGCCTTTTCCTCGTTCAAGTTGGTCGTGAGGAAACGGACGATCTCGTCGTGGCCGAGCTGCTCGGTCCAAGCGATCAGCGTGCCATAGCGGCAGATCTCGTAGTGCTCGACGGCCTGAGTGGCAGCGACGATGGCGGCATCGAGTACGGCCTTGTCCTCGACCTCGCTGGCGATCTCGTCGGCCTCCTTGATGAGGCCGTCGATCGCCGGACACTGCGTCCCGCTGGGCTGCTTGCCGAGCTTCTCGAACACCTTCTGAAGCCGCTCCACCTGCTTGTTTGTCTCCTCGAGATGGCCTTTCAGGCCGGCGACAAGGTCGCGGTTGGTTGCCTTTTCGATCATGTTGGGCAGCGATTTGATGATCTGCTGCTCCGCGTAGTACATGTCCTGAAGACCGTGGATCAGCAGGTCTTCCATCGATTTTATGTCCTTGGTGAAGAGTCCCATTCAACGGCTCCTTTCGCAATGTTGGCAATGGAACGCCGCCGACCAGCCGCCGTTCCCGCCGACATGGATGGATCGGAACGCTTCGCCCAACCTGCTGGGATGGGCGGCGATGGACGTATGGGGCGATATGCCGCGCGACATCCAGGAAGCGCTATTTGAGATCGCGGTAAAGGGGCGTGAGACGGAGTGCGAGGATCTCGCGCCTGCTGCACGACCGTCAACCCGGCCCTGCACCGCGGCAAAGCCGGACTGAGGAACCGGCGTCGCGAACGC is from Bradyrhizobium sp. ISRA430 and encodes:
- the rpoH gene encoding RNA polymerase sigma factor RpoH codes for the protein MARTAALPVLNGESGLSRYLAEIRKFPMLEPQQEYMLAKRWREHDDRDAAHQLVTSHLRLVAKIAMGYRGYGLPISEVVSEGNVGLMQAVKRFEPEKGFRLATYAMWWIKASIQEYILRSWSLVKMGTTANQKKLFFNLRKAKSKINALDEGDLRPDQVKMIAKRLGVTDQDVIDMNRRLGGDASLNAPIRDDGEAGEWQDWLVDNSPNQEAMMAEHEEYDHRRDALNGAMGVLNPRERRIFEARRLADEPMTLEDLAAEFGVSRERVRQIEVRAFEKVQTAVKGAIAKQEQAALEAAH
- a CDS encoding nuclear transport factor 2 family protein, whose translation is MQPSMVVPERSRCRMEARGRFVFFRIHPNGCRSKRHVGRNMSFDPMAAAVNWLDAYRAGDVDALLEMYADDAVVHCGCGGIKTITGKEGLRAYWVKRLREYPASDLDNLQPSEGGTIIAYVAPDGVVSAVLTFNGAGQIASLTCGPSSGATYNAVSGLVVVSGAV
- a CDS encoding ferritin-like domain-containing protein encodes the protein MGLFTKDIKSMEDLLIHGLQDMYYAEQQIIKSLPNMIEKATNRDLVAGLKGHLEETNKQVERLQKVFEKLGKQPSGTQCPAIDGLIKEADEIASEVEDKAVLDAAIVAATQAVEHYEICRYGTLIAWTEQLGHDEIVRFLTTNLNEEKAANTKLNTVALRKGVNAKASTAV
- a CDS encoding RluA family pseudouridine synthase produces the protein MQGSGSAQRLEVVVAGDEGSARLDRVLAARLPDLSRSRLKALILAGAVSQRGAAVRDPAYHVAAGDTIIIDVPEAAPAEPQGEDIALDIVFEDDDIIVINKPKGLVVHPAAGHETGTLVNALVAHCGSSLSGIGGVRRPGIVHRLDKDTTGLMVVAKNDLAHQSLTAQFADHGRTGAMRRGYMAFAWGLPNRQRGTVDAPIDRHPYAREKMAVRQSGREAITHWEILESFAGRDGKGVAALLACELETGRTHQIRVHLAHIGHPLLGDAVYGPHFKTKANQLGPESQAALAALGRQALHAYLLVLEHPRTGELLHWEAPLPEDLLLLESALKAAL